Genomic DNA from Sporomusaceae bacterium FL31:
GCACAGCCACTGCAATCGCCGCTAATGATAAGCTTACTGCCGCTTGGCCGTTTGGGTACAGGATAAGCAGCCGGTTTGGTATCCAGACCTTTTAAAAAGTGAATATAGTGGTCAGGTAATCCCTGCTCGACAGCACCCTCAATAAGGATGGCCATATACTCGGCACTAGGAATTCCAGCACGACCCCATCGGGCTTTAAGGTAAACATTGGCTGGAACCAGTGCCGGCCCCTCGAACAATACTTCGACCGGATAGCCAAAATAAGCTCCTGTTCCATCCATTCTCACATCTTCAAAGCTGTCCAGCTCTTCCCATTCATAGGCATTCAGCTCATACAGCACGCCCCAAACTTCTGCGCCTGGCTCAGGAACAATAGTTTCCATCGCACCATCCCACACCACAGTATGTTCATAAAATCTCAGTTTGTAATCACTAAGCCTAGCGATGCCAACCACTTTGGCTTTATGACATTTACGCCGCATTTCCGCTAGATTCATATTTAACCCATAGGCAAAATAGTACCAAGATTTCATCGTTGCACTCATACACTCGAACCCCTTTCGCCTTATCTGTTTTTTCAGCGATTCCCATTAAACCATTTCATAACAGGATCTTTTTTGTAAGCCAACTATTTTGTGGCATCAGACAAACCGGACATCCTCTCAACAATAGTGACAATGCCAGCCATAACTTGATTAAATAAAAAACTCCGCAACCATCCTGGTTGCGGAGCTGCATTGCTCTTCTTATGACTTCATTATATACGAACTGCCACCTATGCGCAATAAAAGTTTATTGCAGCGTCTAATGACGTTCCCTGCTAGCGGTCACCGCAGACACCGCTAGTGCTTACGGCCTTCATACCATTTAATATGACACATGGAAAAACCACTCTCCGTCATCAGGAACGAGAACCCTTTCCTGCATCCCCTGCTTTTGTAAATAGGTTTTAAGCTCATCCCGCAGAAGCAGGCAATGATTGAATGCCTCCATATGAACAACTGCGATTTGGGCCAAAGGTGCATGGATAGCGACTTGATCGATATCATACTTTCCCATGGTAATGGGCTGACCTTCATTGAAACGTGCTTCGCCCCCAAATAGAATGATATAGTCAGGATTGTAGGCTGTTATTGCCTGTGCCACCGGCTGACACCAGATGGTATCTCCGGCAATGTATAGACAAGGCTCATCATCGGCTTGCAGGCTATAGCCTGATACAGGTCCCATTTTTTGTCCGATTTCTCCTGTTCCATGCTGTCCGCCAGTACGAAAAAACTGTATTCCTTGCCACAAGTACCTGTCGGTGATGGAGGTAACTCCTGTAAATCCTAGCTCCTGCAATTTTGCCTGATCCTCTGGTTGGCAGAATACAGGAACATGTTTAGGCAGAATAGCAGCTGCCTGATCATCAAAATGATCACGGTGGGTATGGGTGAGCAGCACGGCATCAATGGCAGTAAAATTAACGGAATCATGAGGAAGATTTACCAAAGGATTTAACCGTTCATTAGCCGAATTAACCACAGGAGGCATTGTCCCTGCTCCACTGAGCATGGGATCAACAAGAATGGTTTTGCCGTGATAAATCACCAGTAATGTAGCGTGTCGAATTAATCTGATCTTCATTGATTTCCCTCCAATTCAGCAGTTGCTGGCCACCCTGACCAGCAATCCTGTATGATAGGTTCATTATAATTGGTTTCTTTAACAACATCCACAGCTTGAAGCAAGACTTTGCCATGAATGACTTGAAGCATGAAGGGATTTGATATCAGTTGCTTGATCCAATCGACTATAACATCATCGCTTGTCTACAACAGAACTCTCGTATGCAGTGGAAAGAGATCGGGGAAATCGTCCACCTTACTGGCCAGGCTGTGGCTGACCGTGTTCACCGCCTTGAAGATGCTGGAATTATTCGGGGCTACACAATTACGGTGCAGCTGCCTAACCCCACTTCAACGGTGACTGCATTTATTACAGTGTTTATGAAGACCAACAGCAGTCATACAGCCTTACAACAGTTACTGGACGATCATAAGCCGATAATTCAGGAAGCTCACCGAATTAGCGGTGATGGCTGTTATTGGCTTAAAGTAACAGTACCGTCAACCGATATGCTGAATACATTCCTTAATGAACTGCTGAAATTTGCTAATTATAAACTAAGTACGTCAATTGCGCAATTAACGCAAAAATAAACAACCAGTAACCGCCATGGTTACTGGTTGTTTTATCAAGAATATCCAGCGATGATTCACACTGTCCTTTCATCATGGTGTATTCTTTTATAATAGGTGAGTGTGCACTCTATTTCTCAATCGATCAGGATAACAAGAGTGATCAATCTGGAGAAAAGCACTTACAACAACTGGATCAAACTGAGTCCCGGAACACCGCTTAATTTCTGCAACAGCTACCTCTACAGGAAGACCTTTACGATACGGGCGGTCGTCAATCATAGCCTGAAACGTATCAGCCACTGCACAAATTCTTGCCAATAATGGAATAGCTTCGCCTTTAAGAGCATTTGGATAGCCTTTTCCGTCATACCGTTCATGATGATATAAAGAGATTTCGATGGCATTTTTAAAATAACTGGCGCCTTTTAGTATCTCATAGCCCATTCGAGGATGTTGGCGTATAAGATCAAGTTCTCGGTCATCAAGCGGCCCTGGCTTTAATAAAATACTATCTGGAATTGCCAGCTTACCTAAATCATGTAATAAGGTGCCCCAATTCAAATCTCTGATTTCGTCTTCGCTCAGACTCATTTTTTTAGCAATCTCAATGGCAATATGATTGACCTCAAAAGAATGAACAGCAGTAGATTGTTCACGAAATTCAATTGCAGTCAAAAAGGCTCGTAAACTGATTTCATAAGCTTCAGTAATTTGCTTCTTGCCTTCCCGCATACTGACTCGCATAAAATCAATATTATTCGCTAATTGCTGAATCTCAGCCCCAGCTTCTACCTTAACGCTATGATCAAAATTTCCAGCCGCAATCATATTCACATGTTCGGAAATTTGATTAATAGGCTTAGCAACCTTTCTCGCCAAATATTGACTGGTGAAACCAAATAGAATAATAGCAAAAAGGGCAATACCTAGTTGGAATATAATCTGTTTATACCAGACTTTCTTCCAGCTGGCATTATCATAGACCATCTCCATAACCATACCCACAAAGGCAGCATCATCTCCGCCTTGCCTTGGTACGACGGTATACTCATAAACCCGGTTACCTGCTTCATAAAGTTGCCGCTCGCCGGTCATAACAGCCTTGTCGAAAGCCTGGCGCTGTGGGCCTTCCACAACAGTAAAGTTTTGGGAAGAAAACGAATGTCCATTAAAGTTGTAGACATTGATGCTATCAATAACCCCAGCATCATCAGCCAGTTCTTTTTTCCAGTTATCAATACCAAAATTAGCAAAATATTTTTCAGTATAAAAGGCCATTCCTAATTCCAGAATATATTGCTGATCGGCTGTCCGTTGATAAATATATTTTTTCACGCCTCCATGGACGCCTGAAGAAGTTCGCGTTGTAATCATTTGATTGGTTTGCCACACCCTCTGAATAAATGATTCCATAAATGGGAACTTACGAAAATCCAAACCTTGATCGGGTGGAAAAGTGGTATAACGAACAATATCATTCTTATCAATGATGAAAAAATCGATATGCTCACCAGTATTGTCTTTAAGCTGCATAAGGTCGATATTCTGGGGATTGCCGTTAGCTTCTTGATATTTTACCTGATAACTGTTCATTAACTTACGCAAAGTAAGATCGGCCTGTTCTTCTACAATGAGAAAGGCCCGATCCTGCATTTGAAGCTGCTTGATCGTTGATTGCCGGAAGTTATCTAATTGGATTTTTTGCTGTTGGCTTGCTAAATCATAAAATACAATCCCATTTGAAACTTCAATAATGGCTAATACCGAAATCACCAACACACCCAACACTGCCCAAATTTGAGATCTAAACGATTTTGATCTGCCTAGAATAGGCTTAAACAGCATACTTCCACCTCTTTTTCTTTCTGTATAACGCCTGATCTTGATCCCAAATTGTTTTAGCAATGACAGAAAGAAAATTTAGGAATTTCTTATTTCTGAGACATTACTAAGGCCTACTGTCTTTTATCTGTGAAATAACTTCTTAGCAAACGGCCTATAAATGGTGACTGTTATCGTATTCGCAATGCGTTGCAATGATCAGCATGATTTTTATTTACTGCTTTTTCGACAAAAAATGCCAATTCCCTGTTTAATTCTGCCAATAAATAAAAAGTCTTACCAGATCGTTCATCTGGTAAGACTTTACGGATGTGTTTATAGACCGCATCGATCAAAAGCCTGGCATAAATCAGCAATAATATCTTCTGAATCTTCCAAGCCTATGCTAAAACGCAAGTGACCATTTTTAAATGGGGGTGGATAGAAGCCATTGCGCTCATCGTTAGGACCGGTGTAGACCATTAAGCTTTCGTCATGCCCAATTGAGACAGCTGGAACAATCAGCTCAAGTGAATTCAAAAACTTATTGTGGGTGGATACATCGGCTTTTAGCCCGAAAGCCATCACTCCAGAAAACATGGTCATTTGTTTGCAGGCAACGTCATGCTGGGGATGGCTTTCAAGCCCCGGGTAAGCAATAAAGTCTACCGCCGGATGACGTTCAAGAAAGCGAGCAACTCTCAAGGCTGTTTCACTATGCTGTTTCATCCGAAGTGGCAGTGTCACCACGCCGCGCATAATCAGCCAGGCATTAAAAGGGCTTATCGCTCCCCCCAGATTAACCATGGCTTGTCTTTTGATGCTATCGATCAGTTCCTTGCGTCCAATGACGGCTCCACCCATAGCATCACCATGCCCATTAATATACTTGGTTAGGCTATGGATGACCAGATCAGCTCCCAGTGCGAGCGGCTTTTGAAGAAATGGCGATGCAAACGTACTGTCCACGGTGAACAATGCCCCTGCCGACTTAGCAAGATTAGCGATTTCTGCAATATCACTGATCCGGGTCGTAGGGTTGCCTGGAGTTTCAATATGAATAATCTTGGTATTAGGCCGCAAGGCTTTTTTTATTTGCTGCAAATCCGCAGTATCCACTAAGCTGGTTTCAATGGCATACTTAGCAGGAAAATATTCATTAAGAAGTCTGTAAACTGCAATATAGGAAACATTTGAGCAAATGATATGGGCTCCTTGCTCCAGAAAAGTGAAAAACACACCTGCCAAAGCTGCAACACCAGTAGCAAGCACAACACAATCTTCTCCGCCTTCAAGTGCTGCCAGTTTCTCTTGAAGATAGATTTGATTGGCTGAAGTATTTCTGGTATATACCAATTGATTGGGGTCACTCCAATTCATTGTAGATGCATCCTCAGGTAAGCGGTAGCTGTTCGCCATTGTCAGGGGACGCCTGATGGCTCCGGTTTCCTTATCAACACCATTCCCCGTGTGTACGCACTTGGTTTGAAACTGCAATTCAGACTTGTCCAACATATTGATAAATCCTCCTATTCCGATAAGCTTTGTCAAATATTATTATATAATAAAATTCTTGCAGTTGCCATAATAAACCCTTCGCCAATCTATGCGAATTCTCAAATAAAAAAGACTGGCCAGCCGGTTCAGCCGGTCAGCCAGTCTTCAAGCTAAATTAAACTATTGGATGCTGCAAACTCAGAGATTTCCTCCACATCAATTTTGCGGATCAAGACGCGATTAATCCTCACATGATCCACTTCCTCAATGATAAATTCGTGGTTTTGATAAATAACTTTTTGACCCACACTAGGCTCAATCTCGACCATTGAATACACCCAGCCGCCAATGGTATCAAAATCATTGGATTCAAGATTGACCCCAATAATTTCACTGACGGTTTCAATGAGCAGCCGGCCATCTACTGAATAAGAATGATCTCCACGGGTTTCGACAATCGGCCGTTCTTCATCAAATTCATCCTGAATCTCACCGACAATTTCTTCTAATATATCCTCAATGGTTACCAACCCGGCTGTTCCCCCATATTCATCGACCACAAGAGCCACCTGTGACTTGTCTTTCTGAAGACGTTTCAGCAGGTCACTAATCGGCATAGATTCAGGTACTGCCATGATTTCTCTTACAATTGTTCTTAAGTTAGGATTCTTCTCCTTAGCCACCGCTTTAAGAAGATCTTTAATATGAACAAAGCCGATAATATTATCTTTGTCCGAATCACAAACCGGATAACGTGTCAATTGTTCCTCAATCGCTATATCTAAATTCTCGGCAAAACTATCTTCTGCATATAAGCAAACCATATCCGTACGGGGAATCATGACTTCACGGGCATTTCTCTCAGCAAAATCAAAAATGTTATCCACAAAAGTCAGTTCTGTTTTATTGATAAAACCTTGCTTATGGCTTTCTTCCATGAGAATACGAATCTCTTCTTCAGTATGTGCTGCCTCATGCTCACTGGCAGCCTGAATACCAATAGCGCGCAAAATCCAATTGGCTATGGCATTAAGGATCCAAATAAATGGATACATCAGCTTATAAAAAGCAATGAGCGGTACTGAAGTCCAAAGTGTGACAATGTCTGCTTTTTGAATAGCCAAAGATTTGGGGGCTAATTCGCCTAGAATAATATGCAAAGCCGTGATAATGGAAAACGCGATTGCAAAAGAAACGCCGTGAACCATCTGACTGGAAAAGCCAAATGCCACCATAACGGGCTCAATCATATCGGCAATAGCCGGTTCGCCTAACCATCCTAACCCTAGTGATGCCAGCGTAATTCCAAGTTGACAAGCTGACAAATACTCATCCAAATGTTCGACCAATTTCTTGGCAAATCGAGCTCTAGTATTTCCTTCGTTCAGCAGTGTTTCAATACGGCTGCTCCGGACTTTTACCATGGCAAATTCAGCTGCCACGAAAAAGCCATTCAATAATACCAGTAATATGATAAAAAACAAATTAAAAATTATAGACGCAGGGTCCAATAACTCCCTATCTCCCCACTTAGAGAGAATAGGTTCACCTCCTAATTAATATCCATTTATGTCACCAAGAAGCACCTTCATGGTAACAGACGCATACGCCTGGTATGCTTTTTGTCAAGGGTATTGATATACATTATATTGTTATATTCCTAAAATAACAATAACTAATATGATTGTTACAATCCCAAGCTTGAAAAGATTGCCCTTATTATAGATAGAACAATAGGCTCCGGGCGCCGCTTTATGTGCTAATTTGGAATTGTAATTTTTACTGAAATTTGCATATTCAGCTAAAATTTGACAGGAATAGATAGAAAATCAACGAATAACAATTATATTGACAGTATCATTTCTACAATGGTACAATTTTCCTAAAAAACATTTGATAATGAATATCTCTATCAAATAATATGAGGAGGGCAGCCAAATGCAAATTAGCAATGGCCGTGTTGATCTTGGATTAGCGCTATCTTTACTGAGTAGCCTTTTGTCCTTGCCTTTTAATAAACGGTATCATGTATGGCTGGGAGTATGTTTCAGCCTATTAGCACTTATACACACCTGGCAGCATCGCCGACAAGCAACTTACTATCTACAAAAGGAGCGACAACATATGGACTTATTGTCTCAATATAAAAAATTCACCCAGCCGGCCAAGAAAGCTTATTTATTACAAAATATCCAAGTGCTTCATTATATTCGCGGACGCGTACGCCTTTATTCTCAGCTTTTGCTTAACAATGCTTCGGCTGCCAGTGAGCTAAACAGTTATTTAGAAACAATTCCGGAGATAAGCCATTTTTCAGTTAACCCGGCGACCGGCTCGGTACTCATTCAGTATTCGCCCGAAGATGTAGCCAAGAATCCATTACTTCAAGACTTAGAACGACTTGTCGAAAAACAATATGGACGGTGATCATGATGAATTACTTTACAGGCTTAGCATTAGGAGTATCGGCTGGACGCCAGCTGCACGGATTACTTGGTGCTAAAGGATTTCAACTTATTCATGCTGTACCCGGCAGACGTCGTTATCAGCATGATACCTTATTACATAATCCCGAGCTGGCACTGCGTTGGGAAAGACAGCTCCCTAAGATGCCAGGACTATCAAAAGTCCGTTTCACACCCGAAACAGGAACTGTATTAATTGAATATACCTGCAGTGATCATCATATTGACATTTTGGTCGACTATCTTGAGCAAATACATAAAATCCCTGAGGCTCACTCGCGTTACGGGAAAGTAGGCACCGATATTCGCAATTGTTTCCGGCGCCTGAACCGTGAAATATTTGCGAATACCAATCGCACCCTTGATTTACGCACCGTTTTAGCCTTATCCTTCGTTCTCTGGGGAAGAACAAAAATGTGGTCAATGGGCCACCGTCCTACCGGACCACAAATGATATGGTGGGCTTATTCACTATTGAAAGGACGAAGCTAATGTCACACCGCTACCTTACATTTCCCATCCGAACAGCTTTAACTGACCGAAAAAAAAGTATGCTTGAAGCAAGTCTGCGGAGTATTGCCGCTGTTGTAAGCGCTTATGCCGACGACAACGGCAAACTTTCGGTCTATTATAATGGCCAATTGCCGGTAGAGCAAGTAAATGCCTTGATTTACCAGCTTGGCTGTATGCCACGATTGCCAGTCAAGTGCTCTCAGTCAACTGGAGATGAGCAGCATTTATCACTGCATGAACATCGCCGAGCGACAATGATAGCCGGTGCAGGTCTGGTCGGCCTGCAAATCCTGCGTCTTACTGCGCCAGGCCTGTTCAATACACTATTTCTCGCACGCAGTGCTTTTGTATTGCTGATTGCCCGCAATTTTATTGCTAGCGGAGTACGCAGTGTCTTGATTGACCGTCAGCCCAATGCGGATACATTGACAACCACAGCAGTCATTGCCTCGATTTTAAGCGGCAAACCCGAATCTAGTTTAACACTATTAACATTATCCAACTTTGCCGAAACGCTGACTACCTATACAGCAGAACGAGCACGTAAACATATCTCCCATTTACTCCGTCTTGACGAACAGTTTGTCTGGAAAATCGAAGATGATGGACATGAAATTAGAGTTGCGGTGGCCAGCTTAAAACTAGGAGACCGGATTGGCGTTCATCTAGGTGAGAAAATTTGTGTGGATGGAAAAGTCTTGTCCGGTGCAGCAGCTGTTGATCAGTCCTCAATTACCGGTGAATATATTCCGGTTGAAAAAAATCCTGGCGACCACGTCTATGCCGGCACCGTCCTTCAAAATGGGTTTCTGGAAATTTTAGTAGAAAAGCTTGGTGACGATACGGCAGTTGCCCGAATTGTCCATATGGTGGAAGAAGCCCAGATTCGCCGTGCTCCGGTTCAAAATTTTGCTGACCGGATGTCCAATATGCTGGTTCCCATTTCATTTATTGCTGCCGGATTAGTCTATGGTGCCACAAAAGATTGGCAGCGAGTGTTAAACATGTTGTTTATTGATTTCTCCTGCGGTCTAAAACTATCTACCGCGACCGCTATATCGGCAGCCATCGGACGAGCCGCCAGTCGGGGAGTCCTGATTAAAGGAGGTAACTACATCGAATCTCTTGCCGGGATTGATACAGTTGCTTTAGACAAAACCGGGACTATCACCATTGGTAAGCCGCAAGTTGTTTCAATTAAGACCGCCCCAGGAATCGATGAACGCGAATTACTCTTATTAGCGGCTTCAGCTGAGTTTCATTCCGCCCATCCGCTCGCATCGGCTATTTTAGAACATGTCGAGGGCCAAGGTTGGACAATCCCTCCTCATACCGATACTGAAACTATCATTGCGCGAGGTATTCGTGCCGAAGTGCCTGATTTCGAAGACATTAGCGGCGGTTGCATCTTAGTTGGCAGTTGGCGCTTCATGCAGGAAAATCAAGTGCAGAGCTCAGGCTTCGGTACCGAGGCAGGTTCAGAACATGGCTATAATCTGGTCTATATAGCCCGTAATAGCAAGCTGATCGGAGTACTTGTTGTTAGTGATCCCATTCGCCCGACTTGGAAAAAGACGATCAACCAATTACGTCGGCAAGGGATTGATGAAGTCGTCATGATCACTGGCGACACTGAGCAAGTTGCCAAGCATGTTGCAGCAGCCCTGGATATCGATGCATACCATGCTGAAGTCATGCCGGAAGATAAAGCAGCGCTGGTCACTAAGCTGCAGCGCCGTTCACAAGTGCTGATGATTGGCGATGGCGTGAATGATGCTCCAGCCTTGGCATTTGCCGATGTGGGAGTAGCAATGGGTGGGCGCCGAACCGACATTGCGGTTGAATCGGCGGCAGTAACAATCAACTCAGAAGACCCCTTAGTGTTATCTGAAGTTGTTACACTGGGTAAACATACGATGAAAATTGTCCGGCAGAATTTTGCAGCGACCATAGCCGTTAACACAGCAGCCATGTTATTAGGTGCTGTAGGGCGTACCAATCCCATGATTTCAGCGCTTATTCATAACGCTGCTACGGTTGGGGTCGTACTGAATAGTGCAAGAATTTTAATGTATTATAAAAAAGTCTGGTAAAGTTTGCTATAATATAAGAAACAATGTAGAAAGGAGGTGAGCTACATGTTTTCAAGAACAGATTTTTGGATTGGACTAGTTGTTGGTACAATTGCTGGAGCCTTCGGTTATAAAATGATGTCTGAGCAATCTGCGCGCGGTATTGCTCCAGTAATGCCAGTTGCTCCTGGAGTTGGCGAACCGCCATTGGACGAGCTAATGCGTCAGAAAGAACGCCTGGAAGATCTAATTGCTGAAAGACAGCAAGGAGTTATTAAAGAATAATTAGCTGCGATTACATACTAATAAAAAGTTCCTCCCTGGTGAATGTCACCAGGGAGGAACTTTTTATTAGGTTGCAGCGATTCCGTTTTTACCCTTCTGCACAGCATGAACAAAGCACTTGGCTCTCTCGACAATTTGGGCATAATCGCCAACGGCCACACCCCGGGTTAGATTGCCGCCGACACCTACAGCACTACTTCCTGCTTGAAGCCATTCTTGTACATTATCAAGATTAACACCACCCGTTGGCATTAATCTCACCTGCGGCAACGGCCCTTTTAAGGCCTTGACGAACTTAGGTCCTAAAAGTTCGCCAGGAAAAACTTTGAGAATTTCAGCACCAGCTTCCATAGCCAAAATGGCTTCCCGAACTGTCATAATCCCAGGCATAGCTAATACCCGATATCGGTTGCACAATTGAATAACCTCAATATTCAGGCAAGGCGAAACAATAAATTGTGCTCCCTGAAGCAAGGCAATCCGGGCGGTTGCTGCATCCAGCACGGTCCCTGCCCCAATGATAATATCAGCCTCCTTAAACTCTTGCCTTAAGGCCTCAATCAGCTTATCTGCTCCCGGAACCGTAAATGTGATTTCAATGGCTTGAATACCACCGCTTATGCAAGCTTTGGCCAGCTGCCTCGCTTCCTCAAGGGTAGAACCCCGAATGACTGCAACTAAGCGATCGGTGCAAATTCGTTTTATTATTGTTTCCTTGTCCATCAAGTGCCTCCGTTTCTGTGCTGTTCATCCATAAACTTGCGCAACCCGGCTCTGTCAGGCAATCCATCATTATCCCCAGGTGACATAATAGCCAACGCACCCATTGCATTGCCTCGCCGTACCGCTTCCGGTAAAGGCAAACCTTCTAAAAGTCCGCTAACAACCCCGACAGCAAAGCCGTCGCCAGCACCAACGGTGTCCACAATCCGCTCAACGTAAAACCCTTCAGTCGTAAAATTATTTAATCCAGTACTGCTATAAGCCCCTTTTGCTCCCAATTTGACCACCACTGTTTTCACTCCATACGCATGATAAAAGTCTGCAATCTCCTGTGGATTGGTTTTGCCGGTAAGCAGCTGCCCTTCTTCGATACCAGGAAAAACAAGATCAGCTTGCCTTGCTAAGTCGTTTACCACTTCTACCATTTCGGCTTTACTGTCCCAGAGCTTTGGCCGCAGGTTCGGATCATACGAGATTTGCACTCCGTTAGCGCTGGCTGCTGCCATAAGCTCATAAACCATAGTGCGGCAATCCCTAGATAAAGCTGGTGGAATCCCAGTCAGATGAATATGATCAAACTTCTCCCACTGCACATCTTTAACCGTATGAGGATTCATATGCGCAGCCGCGGAATTCTTGCGCAAGGAAAACACGTCCGGATCACCACGACTTACTTTCTGCTTCCATTGCATACCGGTAAAATAATTGGAATGATAACTCACATAGGATGTATTGATACCGTTTTGGTTCAGAAATCGCCCGATTTGTCTCCCAAACGGATCATTTCCCAATTGGGTAATATATGTCACTTGATGACCTAACCGAACCATCCCAATAGCAAAGTTTACTTCAGCACCAGCTACGAACCGTGAAAATCTTTCTACCTCGTCCAATAAGCCTTCCTGCTCGGCTACAAAAAGCGCCATCGGCTCACCCACTGTAAGGATAGATCCCATAGTTTCCCTCCTCTGCGTTCAATAGTCAGCAATCTCTTACTCTGGAGCATGAATATATCCACCCTAGCCGGTTGAATGATATAAGCGAGGCATACTGATTTTGTATGCCTCCCACTATACCAAGTCAAAATCTAGAGATCTACTTTTGCCGTAGAGATGTCAACTTTCCCCTTCATATAGTTAGCCCACCAGGCAGTCAACACAGGTACTAGAATAGAGGTGACTATGACAGAAGTAGCAACTAAGGTCGTTGCCGCCTGTGCAACTGGCTTAAAGTCTGGATTCATCTCTGCAATAATGAGCGGATTCGTAACTGCTGCACCCGCAGTACTTGATGCTGCAAGGCCTGCTGTGCCATTGCCGCCACCAATATACTTATCGGCCAGCATGAGTGGAATGCCAGTTATGGCAATGACGGAAACTCCCAGCAATATCCCTAACATTCCAGTCTTTGTGATCACATTGAGATCAATGGTGTTACCTAAAGCAAAGGCAAAAAACGGGATCATGGTTTGCGTGGCTTTACTAAATAAGTCACGCAGCTCATGGTCAAGATTACCTAAGATGAAACCAATGAGAAAGGGCAAAACAGCGCCAACAAATAACCGTGGTTCAAAAGTAGCAATACCAGATCCGCCAAGAATAAGCATAGTCATTAAAGGTCCGGATTCTATCGACATGAGGACAAAGGCTCCGGCTTCCTCCTTAGATCCATATTGCTGCATAATCGAGGCATACAGGCCTCCATTGGTCATATCCATAGCGGCAATGATTGCTAAAATGGACAAACCGGCAAAAAAGCCGCTTTCGATACCATTTCCGGGCAATAATTTTACAGCAATTAATGCAACCAACCAGGCAACAGCAATTTTTGTCACCACCAGGGTCCCGGATTTTCGTAAAACTGTACCAGTGGCTTTAATATCAATGCCTGTACCCATACAGAAAAACCAGACCGATAAAATGGGTACTGTTCCGGTAATCAATCCATTGGTAAATGAGCCAAAATATTTTCCTGCTCCTGGTGAGAAAGTATGGCAAAGTGCTCCTAAGAACAAGGGTACTAACATAAGTCCACCTGGAATTCTATCAATGGCTTGCTTAATTTTCATATACTCCACATTCCTTCCATTTTATCTATCCGAACCTTGATAAATGATAACGGAATATTCTGTATTTGGAAGCTATAAAATTCGCTGCAGCGAATTGTCAGTCGCTGATTACTCTTAACGAGCTAACCAGCCTCCATCCACTGCGAGGGTGTAACCATTCACATAATCAGACGCCTCTGATGCCAGGAAAACTA
This window encodes:
- the yddR gene encoding UPF0173 protein YddR, which codes for MKIRLIRHATLLVIYHGKTILVDPMLSGAGTMPPVVNSANERLNPLVNLPHDSVNFTAIDAVLLTHTHRDHFDDQAAAILPKHVPVFCQPEDQAKLQELGFTGVTSITDRYLWQGIQFFRTGGQHGTGEIGQKMGPVSGYSLQADDEPCLYIAGDTIWCQPVAQAITAYNPDYIILFGGEARFNEGQPITMGKYDIDQVAIHAPLAQIAVVHMEAFNHCLLLRDELKTYLQKQGMQERVLVPDDGEWFFHVSY
- the lrpB gene encoding HTH-type transcriptional regulator LrpB, whose translation is MLDPIDYNIIACLQQNSRMQWKEIGEIVHLTGQAVADRVHRLEDAGIIRGYTITVQLPNPTSTVTAFITVFMKTNSSHTALQQLLDDHKPIIQEAHRISGDGCYWLKVTVPSTDMLNTFLNELLKFANYKLSTSIAQLTQK
- a CDS encoding metal-dependent phosphohydrolase → MLFKPILGRSKSFRSQIWAVLGVLVISVLAIIEVSNGIVFYDLASQQQKIQLDNFRQSTIKQLQMQDRAFLIVEEQADLTLRKLMNSYQVKYQEANGNPQNIDLMQLKDNTGEHIDFFIIDKNDIVRYTTFPPDQGLDFRKFPFMESFIQRVWQTNQMITTRTSSGVHGGVKKYIYQRTADQQYILELGMAFYTEKYFANFGIDNWKKELADDAGVIDSINVYNFNGHSFSSQNFTVVEGPQRQAFDKAVMTGERQLYEAGNRVYEYTVVPRQGGDDAAFVGMVMEMVYDNASWKKVWYKQIIFQLGIALFAIILFGFTSQYLARKVAKPINQISEHVNMIAAGNFDHSVKVEAGAEIQQLANNIDFMRVSMREGKKQITEAYEISLRAFLTAIEFREQSTAVHSFEVNHIAIEIAKKMSLSEDEIRDLNWGTLLHDLGKLAIPDSILLKPGPLDDRELDLIRQHPRMGYEILKGASYFKNAIEISLYHHERYDGKGYPNALKGEAIPLLARICAVADTFQAMIDDRPYRKGLPVEVAVAEIKRCSGTQFDPVVVSAFLQIDHSCYPDRLRNRVHTHLL
- the mdeA gene encoding methionine gamma-lyase, producing the protein MLDKSELQFQTKCVHTGNGVDKETGAIRRPLTMANSYRLPEDASTMNWSDPNQLVYTRNTSANQIYLQEKLAALEGGEDCVVLATGVAALAGVFFTFLEQGAHIICSNVSYIAVYRLLNEYFPAKYAIETSLVDTADLQQIKKALRPNTKIIHIETPGNPTTRISDIAEIANLAKSAGALFTVDSTFASPFLQKPLALGADLVIHSLTKYINGHGDAMGGAVIGRKELIDSIKRQAMVNLGGAISPFNAWLIMRGVVTLPLRMKQHSETALRVARFLERHPAVDFIAYPGLESHPQHDVACKQMTMFSGVMAFGLKADVSTHNKFLNSLELIVPAVSIGHDESLMVYTGPNDERNGFYPPPFKNGHLRFSIGLEDSEDIIADLCQAFDRCGL
- a CDS encoding membrane protein; the encoded protein is MDPASIIFNLFFIILLVLLNGFFVAAEFAMVKVRSSRIETLLNEGNTRARFAKKLVEHLDEYLSACQLGITLASLGLGWLGEPAIADMIEPVMVAFGFSSQMVHGVSFAIAFSIITALHIILGELAPKSLAIQKADIVTLWTSVPLIAFYKLMYPFIWILNAIANWILRAIGIQAASEHEAAHTEEEIRILMEESHKQGFINKTELTFVDNIFDFAERNAREVMIPRTDMVCLYAEDSFAENLDIAIEEQLTRYPVCDSDKDNIIGFVHIKDLLKAVAKEKNPNLRTIVREIMAVPESMPISDLLKRLQKDKSQVALVVDEYGGTAGLVTIEDILEEIVGEIQDEFDEERPIVETRGDHSYSVDGRLLIETVSEIIGVNLESNDFDTIGGWVYSMVEIEPSVGQKVIYQNHEFIIEEVDHVRINRVLIRKIDVEEISEFAASNSLI